The DNA region GACCGGCCTCCCGTACTTCTTCCGGCTCCAGCTCGGGCTGCGCCGCCCGCGGATCAACGGCTTCGGCAGTGACCTCGCCGGCCGCGTCGAGGCGGTCGGCCCGAGCGTGACGCGGTTCCGCCCAGGCGACGAGGTCTACGGCCGGGTCGACCAGGCGCCCGGCAGCGCCCTGATGGACCTGGGCTCGCTGGCGGAATACGTGCGGGTCTCCGAGGAATCCATCCGCCCACGGCCGGCCCGCCTGACCGCCGAGGAGGCGGCGGCCGTGCCGCTCGCAGGGATCACGGCGCTACGGGCCATGCGCGACACCGGAGCGGTGCAGCCGGGCCAGCACGTGCTGATCAACGGCGCGTCCGGCGGGGTGGGCACGTTCGCCGTCCAGATCGCGAAAGCGATGGGCGCGGAGGTGACGGGAGTCTGCAGCACCCGCAACGTGGACCTGGTGCGGTCGATCGGGGCGGACCACGTCGTCGACTACACCCGGGACGACGTAACGCATGGCGGACCCCGCTTCGACCTGATGCTCGACAACGTCGGCAACCACTCCCCGACCGAGTGCGTGCGCATGCTCAAGCCAGGGGCGACATACCTCGCCTCCTTCGACCACCCGGGGAACCGGTGGCTCGGCCCGATGGGCCACGTCCTCCCGATGTCCATCCGGTCGCGGTTCGCGGGCTGGCGGATGGTCCTGCTGCAGCCGGAGCGTCGGGACACCGACCTCGACGCGCTGACCGAACTGATCGACGTCGGGGCGGTCACCCCGGTCGTCGACCGCACATTCCCGATGGTCGACACGCGGGAGGCGATCGAGTACCTCGCGGGGCGCCACGCCTCCGGCAAGGTCATCGTCACCCCATAGGAGGGTCGCCATGCTCATCACGACCGCGCAGGTCGTCATCGGTCTGGCCGCCGTGAGCGGCGTGCTGGTGCTGGCGTTCACCGTGTCGTTCCGGACGAAGTTCCCTCCCGTGCAGAACGCCATCCGACGGCTGAACCGCCGCGTGCTCAATCCCCGGCAGATGCGGCCGGGCAGCTGGGCGCCTGGGCGTCGGTGATCCACCACGTGGGTCGCTCCAGCGGCGCGAGCTACCGGACGCCGGTCGTGGCGATGCCGACCGAGGACGGGTTGTGATCGCGCTCGCGTACGGACCGCGCGCCGACTGGGTCCGCGACATCCTCGCGCCAGGGTCCGCCGCCGTCGAGCACGAGGGCCACACCATCCGGGTGCAGCTGCCGGAGCTCGTCGTCGGGGCGGACGCCGACCAATCCTTCCGGCCCAGGAAACAGCGCGCCCACCGCCTGTACGGCGTCGAGGATTTCCTGCAACTGACGCGGACGTGATCGCCACGGCGTTGGTTCTCAGGAGCTCGACTGCACGACGACCAGTAGTGACAGCACGATCGGCAGCGTCGCGGCACCCACGAGTGGGGGCGCAGAGGCGGTGGATCCAGCATGCGGTCGACCCGCCAGGCCGATCGCCCGGCCACCCCCAGCGCGGGTGAGGGTGGCGTCGCCGAGGCGACGATCGTGGCCGCGACCGTCCGTCGACTCGTTCGCGTGGCGGCCCGGTCGTCCGCCAGTGCTTCGAGATGGCGACGGATCTCGAGTCGCGCGACCCGC from Euzebyales bacterium includes:
- a CDS encoding NAD(P)-dependent alcohol dehydrogenase, which produces MKAIVFERYGSADVLGLQDVETPDVGDDGVLVQVRAAAVNPYDWHFMTGLPYFFRLQLGLRRPRINGFGSDLAGRVEAVGPSVTRFRPGDEVYGRVDQAPGSALMDLGSLAEYVRVSEESIRPRPARLTAEEAAAVPLAGITALRAMRDTGAVQPGQHVLINGASGGVGTFAVQIAKAMGAEVTGVCSTRNVDLVRSIGADHVVDYTRDDVTHGGPRFDLMLDNVGNHSPTECVRMLKPGATYLASFDHPGNRWLGPMGHVLPMSIRSRFAGWRMVLLQPERRDTDLDALTELIDVGAVTPVVDRTFPMVDTREAIEYLAGRHASGKVIVTP